The DNA window GCCGGGGCGCGCCGTTCGGGTGTAGCGGGCTGTAGAGCGAGACCTCAGCGTAGTCGCGCAGGGCGCCGGCAGCGGATCCGCCGAACTCCTGCAGCGATCTCGTCCAGGACTCCTGGGCGTTATATGCCGTCGGGTTCCAGGCGTACTCCGCGACCGTGTAGAGCGAGAGGAGCGACGCCTCGGGCTCCTGCATCTCGTTGGCCAGGATGCCGAGCGCGTTGTTCGCCAGTGCCGGGTCGCGGCCGACCAGCGGGCCGAGGTGCTGGTGGAATCCCGCGTAGTCGTTGACCGGATAGTTGTCGAAGATCAGCAGCTTGCGGTTGCCGAACGACTGCTCGGCGGCGGCGAGGTTGGCCGCGGTGATCGACGGCGAGATGACGTCGGGGCCGGTCCAGAAGATCGGGACGTCGGCGGGGATGGCCTGCGCGTACGCGAGCCGCCGCGGCAGGTTGGCGCCGGAGTCCCAGTAGTCCGTGGGCACGGTGACGAGCTTCGCGCCGGCGTGCGTGCGGATGAACGTGTTGTAGACGTGGTTGACGACGTGTGCCTGGGCGGCGCTCAGCGGTTGCGGCCTGCTGCCGAACGTGTCGCGGTCGAGCTGACACACGAAGTCCCCTCCGACGTCGTCCCAGCCGATGGAGAACGTGCGCTCGCCGATGTCGTACAGCTGTTGGTATCGGGCGACGAGCGCGTTCAGATCGGACGGGAGCGCGTGGCAGATTCCGTTGGCGGGGCTGGTGTTCGCCTCGGGGTTGATGCGGTAGATGAACTCGATGTGGTTGGCGTTCGCGCGTTCGATGGCTTCGCGGAACCGCGCGAGGTCGGCGGCCGGGTAGAGCGAGCGCCACTGCGCGCCGGCGGTGCGTGGGTCGCCGCTGACGGTGTACTGGAACGCGTTCATCCGGTGCGCGCCCATCCAGTCCAGGTGCCGGAGCAGATCGGCTTGTGGCCAGGGGTTTCCGTAGAACGACTCCATGCCGCCGCGGAGCGCGAACGAGGGGAAGTCGCGAATCACCAAGCTGGGAAGGGGCTTCTTGCTCTTCTTGAGCTGACGCAGGGTCTGCCGGCCGTAGAACGTTCCGGCCGCGTCGGCTCCTTGCAGGGCCACCTTGCCGTCGCGGATCGCGAGGACGTACCCACCCTTGGGCAGGCCTTGCGGACCCTGGACTCCGAGCTTGTCCAGCGTGGTCGTGCGGAGCTTGGTGGCCGGCTTGCCGGGGAGTGCCTGGATGGACTGCGGAGCCGGCACGATGACCGGGAGCGCCGCGGCAGGTTGTGCCTCGGCCTGGGTGGCGGCCAGGCTGGCGAGGAGGGCGGCTGCGGCGACGATCGGCACGAACCTGCGCATGGTGCTCCCCTTCGTTGTCACGACTGGTGCGCACCAGTACCGCGTTGGAAACGGTCGTCCGTCAAGGACGCTGGCCACTAGCTGCCAGCGGTGCTAGATCTTGTGCGTATGACCTGGGTGCCGTTGGTGGATCCCGAGGCGGAGGGCGCCGCGCCGGACGTACGGCGTGCGCTCCAGCAGACGCGGCTGCGGTCGCTCGTGGACCGGCTGCTCGCGGCTGAAGGCCTGCAGGCTTCCCGGTTGCGTGCGGCCGGCGTCACGGCGGGAGCGGACGTTCGGCTCGACGAGCTCGCCTCGCTGCCGACGGTGAGCAAGCCCGACCTGTGGGAGAGCTACCCGCGCGGGATGCGGGCCGTGCCGGATGACGAGATCGTCTGTATCCACGGGTCTTCGGGGACGGGCGGCCGGCCGACGCTGATCCCCTACACCCCTGCTGACCTGGACGTGTGGGCCGAGGTGATGGCGCGGGCCCTGGGTGGGGCCGGGGCGACGCGGGGGAGCGTGATCCACAACGCGTACGGGTACGGCCTGTTCACCGGCGGGCTCGGCGTGCACCACGGTGGGATCCGGCTCGGCGCGACAGTGCTGCCGTTGTCGGGCAGCATGACCGAGCGGCAGATTCGGCTGCTGGTGGATGTGGGCGCGGACGTGCTGACCTGCACGCCTTCGTACGCGATCTACCTCGGCGAGGCCATGCGGGCGGCTGGGGTGTCGGCGCCTTCGTTGCGGGTCGGACTGCACGGTGCCGAGCCTTGGACCGACGCGATGCGGGTGCAGATCGAGTCGTTGCTCGGGCTGCGGGCGCTGGACATCTACGGGCTGTCGGAGATCATCGGGCCCGGGGTGGCATGCGAGTCGCTGGACTCCGACGGGATGTTGAACGTGGCCGAGGATCACTTCTACGTCGAGGCCGTGGCCGCGGACGGCTCGCCGGTGCCGGATGGGACGCCGGGAGAGTTGGTGTTCACGACGTTGACGAAGACCGGAATGCCGTTGCTGCGTTACCGTTCCGGCGACGTGGCGTCGTTGGCGGGGCCGGTGGAGGGGTCGCCGCGGACGTTGCGGCGGATGTCGAAGCTGCTGGGGCGTACGGACGACATGCTGGTCGTGCGCGGGGTGAACGTGTACCCGACCGAGATCGAGGCGGTGCTGCTCGCGGACCGGCGGGTGTCGCCGTACTACCTGATCGTGGAGGACCGCCGGGAGCCCGCGCGGCCGGAGCTGCGGGTGGTGGTCGAGCCGTTGGCCGAGTCGGGCTCTGACCTCGCGCGCGATCTGACCGTCGCGCTGCGGGAGCGGCTGGGCCTGACCTGCTCGCTGCTCGTGGTCGCGGCGGGCTCGCTGCCCCGCGTCGAGGTCGGCAAGGCGAAGCGGCTGGTGCGCTGGTCCACCGGCCCGGCACCCGTACCCGAGTTGGCTACGTAGCCCGGTACGTAGTCGCGTTCGCAGTCGGATCCCAGTCGAGGGGCGTAGAACTACTGACGTACCACACCGGAGCACGTGCCCTGATCCCCCACGCTCCGGTGGCAACGTGGCCGGCCCTGGCCTGGAACCCGGGGCCGGCCAAAAACCTGTCCGGGCGCGGCATCGCCGGACCGACCAGGGCAGGCTAGGGGCGTGCACATCCGTAGCGCCCTCGAACCCATGCTGGCCACGATCGTCGACCGGCTGCCGGCCGCGGCGACTGGGGGACGGGCGGGGTTGCGGTACGAGCCGAAGTGGGACGGGTTCCGCTGTATCGCCAGGGTGGACGAGGGCGGCAAGGTCGAGCTGAACTCGCGGCGGCTGCGGTCGATGAACCAGCCGTTCCCCGACATCGCCCGCGCGGTCGCCGACGCGATCCCGCCGTCGACTGTCCTCGACGGCGAGCTGGTCTGCTGGGTGGACGGCCGCCTCGACTTCGGCACCCTCCAGCTCCGCAACTCGGCCGGTCGGAGAGCGGGCCAGGTCGCCCAGGAGTTCCCCTGCCACTACATCGTGTTCGACGTCCTCGAACGCGAGGGGACCGATCTCCGCGACCGGAAGCTCGCCGAGCGGCGGGTGGAGCTCGAGGACCTGTTCGCCACTCACGTTCCGAAGGGCAGCCCGCTCACCCTCGGCATGCACACCGCCGACCGGGCGCTCGCCGAGCAATGGTTCGACCAGCTCAGCCAGGTCGGTGTCGAGGGCCTGGTCGTCAAGCAGGGCGGGGAGAAGTACCGCTCCGGCCAGCGCGGCTGGCACAAGGTCAAGGCGTACGCGACCACCGAGGCGATCATCGGCGGCGTCACCGGCACACCCGATCGGCCCGCCGAGCTGATCCTCGGCCGGTACGTCACCGACGGCACCGACGAGCTCCGCGTCGTCGCTCGTACGGTGCCGCTCAGCGACCACCACGCGGCCGAGATCGCCAAGGTCATCACGCCGACCGACGACCACCCCTGGCCGGAGCTGCTCGAGGCGTTCTGGATGGGCGGCAAGGGCCCGACCGAGTACCACCGCGTCGAGCCCACCGTCGTCGCCGAGATCCGCATCGACCCCGCCATCCAGGCCGGCCGCTGGCGGCACGGCTCCCGCCTGATCCGCCTCCGTCCGGACGTCGACCCCGACCAGGTGCCGCGCGACCTCGACCTCGAGTCCTAGGTGGGCCGCAGCAGGTAGAACCGCCAGAAGTCGTTCTCGATCGGGAGCACCTCGCACTCGAGCCCGGCCGACGCTGCCCACCGGCGTACGGTCGGCGCCCGGAGCACGGTGCCGTTCGCTTCGACCGGCGCCTCCGCGAGCGTCGCGGGCAGGCAGTGCAGCACGGAGTAGGCGTAGTTCAACCGCTCGACCAGGTCCGCTCCCGGCCCGAACGTGTCCGCTACCCGTTCGTCGGCAACCAGCACCGCCCCTCCCGGCGCCAGGACCGAACGGGCTGCCCGCAGCACCGACACGGGATCGCCCATGTCGTGCAGGGCTTCGAAGATCGTCACCAGCTCGAACGGCCCCTCCGGGAGGCCGACCGCCGAGCCCGCTACGAACGTGATTCGGTCGGCGAGGTCTCCTGTGGACGCCGCGGCCTCGGCGATCGAGTCGGCGTCCAGGTCGACGCCGATCACGCGGACGTCCGGGTACGCGCGGGCGATCGCCAGCGACGACGCGCCCAGCCCGCAGCCCAGGTCGAGCACCGTCGCGGCGGGCTGCTTGCGCAGCCGTTCATCGACCGCGGGGATGGACGGTAGCCACGATGAGCCCAGCTCGTGCAGGAACATCGGCCGGTTGCCGGCCGCGATCCCGCGCCGGATCTCCTGCCCGTACGCGGCGTACGGAACGCCCGAACCATCCCGAAACGCCTGTACCAGAGCGGGAATCACCCGAGCGATCCCCGCCAACTGCGTCGAATGGGCGCCCAGATAGAACGGGCTGTCGGGGTCGGACAGCACCTCGGCGTGCTCGGCGGAGAGCGAGTAGCGCCGCGCATCCTCGGGCAGCGACGGATCCTCGCAGTCCACCAGCCCTGACGCGTACTGCTGCTCCAGCCACTCGCGCGCGTACCTCGGCGCGATGCCGGCGGCCTTGGCGAGCTCCGGCGCGGTCAGCGGGGTGCGGAGGTGAACGTACAGGCCGAGCTCGACGCCCAGATACACGCAGAACAGGTTCATCGCCCCGACGAGCTGCCCCACCAGGCGTTCCGCGAGGACCTCACGGCGGTCTACGGAAGCGGTCATGCTCGATCATCCCGCTCCCGCCGCGCGCCCAAGGCCCGTTCGGAGAATCCCTACTCGTGCTTGTCCGTCGTCTTCTTGTCCGGGCGCTCGTTGTGCTCGGGCTCGCGCACCGGGCGGTCGTCCTGCCCGCCGCGGAAGAGGCGCTTGCGGAGCCACTGCAAGAGGTTCATGGGGTGTATTTACCCTTTCTGGACCGTTCGGGCACAACGGATCGCGGACTGGCGTTGACGTCGAGGTCAACGTTTACCGTCGACAGTGAAGGAGGCCAGATGCGGATCGGAGAGCTCGCCGAGCGGACCGGGACGACCACCCGGGCGCTGCGGTACTACGAGGGGCTGGGCTTGCTGCCCGCGCGCCGGACGGCGAACGGGTACCGATCGTACGACGGCTCCGACCAGCGGCTCGTGGAGGAGATCCGGTCGCTGCTCGAGATCGGCTTCGCGCTGGAGGAGACCCGGCCGTTCGTCGAATGCCTGCGCTCGGGGCACGCGGCCGGCGACGAGTGCCCGGACTCGGTGGCGGTGTATCGGCGAAAGCTCACCGAGATCGACGGCCTCTCGGCCCGGCTCGCCCTCGTTCGCGCGCACCTGGAGTCGCAGCTGGCCAAGCTGAACGCCTTACCTGTCGAGGAGAGCACGTGCTCGGTACAACGAACGACCTGACCATCACCGTCACCGACGAGGACTTCGAGGCCCGCGTCCTGCGCAGCGAATTGCCCGTACTCGTTGACTTCTGGGCCACTTGGTGCCCGCCCTGCCACCAGCTCGCCCCGGTCCTCGCGGCGTTGGCGTCGGAGTACGCCGGGCGGGTGACGTTCGCGACGCTGGACGTGGACGCCAACCAGCAGACCACCATCCAGTACGGCGTGCGCGGCATGCCCACCATGCTCCTCTTCC is part of the Tenggerimyces flavus genome and encodes:
- a CDS encoding phenylacetate--CoA ligase family protein, which translates into the protein MTWVPLVDPEAEGAAPDVRRALQQTRLRSLVDRLLAAEGLQASRLRAAGVTAGADVRLDELASLPTVSKPDLWESYPRGMRAVPDDEIVCIHGSSGTGGRPTLIPYTPADLDVWAEVMARALGGAGATRGSVIHNAYGYGLFTGGLGVHHGGIRLGATVLPLSGSMTERQIRLLVDVGADVLTCTPSYAIYLGEAMRAAGVSAPSLRVGLHGAEPWTDAMRVQIESLLGLRALDIYGLSEIIGPGVACESLDSDGMLNVAEDHFYVEAVAADGSPVPDGTPGELVFTTLTKTGMPLLRYRSGDVASLAGPVEGSPRTLRRMSKLLGRTDDMLVVRGVNVYPTEIEAVLLADRRVSPYYLIVEDRREPARPELRVVVEPLAESGSDLARDLTVALRERLGLTCSLLVVAAGSLPRVEVGKAKRLVRWSTGPAPVPELAT
- a CDS encoding ATP-dependent DNA ligase, with product MHIRSALEPMLATIVDRLPAAATGGRAGLRYEPKWDGFRCIARVDEGGKVELNSRRLRSMNQPFPDIARAVADAIPPSTVLDGELVCWVDGRLDFGTLQLRNSAGRRAGQVAQEFPCHYIVFDVLEREGTDLRDRKLAERRVELEDLFATHVPKGSPLTLGMHTADRALAEQWFDQLSQVGVEGLVVKQGGEKYRSGQRGWHKVKAYATTEAIIGGVTGTPDRPAELILGRYVTDGTDELRVVARTVPLSDHHAAEIAKVITPTDDHPWPELLEAFWMGGKGPTEYHRVEPTVVAEIRIDPAIQAGRWRHGSRLIRLRPDVDPDQVPRDLDLES
- a CDS encoding class I SAM-dependent methyltransferase; the encoded protein is MTASVDRREVLAERLVGQLVGAMNLFCVYLGVELGLYVHLRTPLTAPELAKAAGIAPRYAREWLEQQYASGLVDCEDPSLPEDARRYSLSAEHAEVLSDPDSPFYLGAHSTQLAGIARVIPALVQAFRDGSGVPYAAYGQEIRRGIAAGNRPMFLHELGSSWLPSIPAVDERLRKQPAATVLDLGCGLGASSLAIARAYPDVRVIGVDLDADSIAEAAASTGDLADRITFVAGSAVGLPEGPFELVTIFEALHDMGDPVSVLRAARSVLAPGGAVLVADERVADTFGPGADLVERLNYAYSVLHCLPATLAEAPVEANGTVLRAPTVRRWAASAGLECEVLPIENDFWRFYLLRPT
- a CDS encoding MerR family transcriptional regulator — encoded protein: MRIGELAERTGTTTRALRYYEGLGLLPARRTANGYRSYDGSDQRLVEEIRSLLEIGFALEETRPFVECLRSGHAAGDECPDSVAVYRRKLTEIDGLSARLALVRAHLESQLAKLNALPVEESTCSVQRTT
- the trxA gene encoding thioredoxin, translated to MLGTTNDLTITVTDEDFEARVLRSELPVLVDFWATWCPPCHQLAPVLAALASEYAGRVTFATLDVDANQQTTIQYGVRGMPTMLLFRAGEPVGGTVGAQPKSRLKAQLDAWLET